The genomic DNA CCTTCCGCAATTTCTTCCAAAGATAACTTGAGCCGGATTTTCAGGTCGCTTCCTTTGTCCGAGCCGCGTTGCCGGCGCCGACCGGAACGACGTGCTCCTCCGAAGATATCGCCGAATCCACCGAATCCGCTACCGCCACCACCGCCAAAGATATCGCCAAACGCATCGAAAATATCTTCCACATTGGAGAATCCACCAAAGCCCTGGGCACCAGCACCGCCTGCACCAGCACCACTACCGACGCCCTGATGTCCAAAGCGATCATACTTTTTCCGCTTTTCTTCATCCCCTAATACGGCGTAGGCCTCTGCGGCTTCCTTAAATTTCTTTTCAGCTTCAGGATCGTCCGGATTTTTATCCGGATGGTACTTCACGGCCTTTTTGCGATAGGCCTTTTTAATCTCATCCTGCGAGGCATTCCGGTCGATCCCTAAAACATCGTAATAATCTTTCGGCATATCTATTTACTCACCACAACTTTAGCATGTCGAAGAACTTTATCTCCCAATTTGTAGCCGCGTTCGAATTCCTCAACAACGGTTTCGGAATCGTATTCGTCCGACTCACGGACCATCATCGCTTCATGGAGTTCCGGATCAAACGGCTCACCGACAGAATCGATGGGTTCTACCCCGCGGCGCTCCAACAGGTTCTTGAAATTATTGTAGACCAGCATTACGCCCTCCTTTAATTTTTCGAAAGAGGATTCCTCCCTGGTCGAATTTACAGCCCGTTCCAGATCATCTAGGATCGGGAGCACATCCCTGAACAAATCTTCATTGGCAAACTGCACCTGCCGTGAAAATTCGCGATCGGTCCGTTTTTTATAATTCTCGAACTCCGCAGCAATTCGGAGGTACTTGTCGTTGAGTTCGTTGTACTGGGCCTGCAGTTCATTCAACTGCTGCTCTAACCGCTCTTCTTCCGAAAGTTCTTCCTCTTCCGAAGCCTCGACCTCACCCTCCTGTTCGTCGTTCGTCGTATCCGCCGGTTCTTCCTGTTGACCGTTTTGTCGACTATCTGCTTCTTCGTCGAATATTTCTTTATCTTCAGCACTTTCCTGTGCTTGATCTTTAGTCTCTTCTGCCATAATTAAATTCCTGTAATTCGCTTTCAATTACGTTTCATTTGATTGTTCACTGATTAAATTCGCCGTTACCCGCACTAATGCTGCAATCCGGTCATAATACATCCGTTTTGGGCCAAGAATGGCAATGGTCCCCGTGAGACCGCTATAATTATAGGTACTGGCGACGATACTATAATCCGAGATTACTGCCCGCTTATTCTCTGAGCCTATTGTTATAAAGAGGTCTTCGGTTGAATCCTCATATCCCTGGAAAAGATCCGCTAATTGCTCTCCCTGCTCGACCAACTCCATAAAA from Candidatus Neomarinimicrobiota bacterium includes the following:
- the grpE gene encoding nucleotide exchange factor GrpE; this encodes MAEETKDQAQESAEDKEIFDEEADSRQNGQQEEPADTTNDEQEGEVEASEEEELSEEERLEQQLNELQAQYNELNDKYLRIAAEFENYKKRTDREFSRQVQFANEDLFRDVLPILDDLERAVNSTREESSFEKLKEGVMLVYNNFKNLLERRGVEPIDSVGEPFDPELHEAMMVRESDEYDSETVVEEFERGYKLGDKVLRHAKVVVSK